From the genome of Bordetella sp. H567, one region includes:
- a CDS encoding Bug family tripartite tricarboxylate transporter substrate binding protein, whose amino-acid sequence MAYRIRLAALGAALLALVLANPASADWPERPVTIIVPFPAGGGTDTFARPLAEQLRTQLGQTVVIDNKGGAGGTVGAGVAAKARPDGYTFFMGGAHHAVAPALYRQLNYDIQKDFIPVALLAQPPQVVVINASKLPVKTLQEFIAYAKARPGEINYGTAGKGSTHHLAGELFAMQTGIKLVDVPYQGAGPMLSALIGGQVDMAFDGLGSSSGHIRAGSIKPLAVAAAQRSPSFPDVPTAAEAGVMNYQVSTWYALWAPAGTPQPVVDRMIREVSTALNAPRIKEQWASNGSAVPDLTGPAFGKFVDDEVARWGKVVKDSGVTLD is encoded by the coding sequence ATGGCTTACCGTATCAGGTTGGCGGCGCTCGGCGCCGCATTGCTGGCCCTAGTCCTGGCAAACCCGGCTTCGGCCGATTGGCCCGAGAGGCCGGTCACCATCATCGTGCCCTTTCCCGCCGGGGGCGGCACCGATACCTTCGCCCGGCCTCTGGCCGAGCAGTTGCGCACGCAACTGGGACAAACCGTGGTCATCGACAACAAGGGCGGCGCCGGCGGCACCGTGGGCGCCGGCGTGGCGGCCAAGGCGCGTCCCGACGGCTATACCTTCTTCATGGGCGGCGCGCATCACGCGGTCGCGCCGGCGCTGTACCGGCAGCTCAACTACGATATCCAGAAGGACTTCATCCCGGTCGCGCTGCTGGCGCAGCCGCCGCAGGTGGTCGTCATCAATGCATCCAAGCTGCCGGTCAAGACGCTGCAGGAATTCATTGCGTATGCCAAGGCCAGGCCGGGTGAGATCAACTACGGGACCGCGGGCAAGGGCAGCACGCATCACCTCGCGGGGGAGCTGTTCGCCATGCAGACCGGCATCAAGCTGGTGGACGTGCCGTACCAGGGCGCGGGACCCATGCTGTCCGCATTGATTGGCGGCCAGGTGGACATGGCTTTCGACGGCCTGGGTTCGTCTTCCGGTCATATCCGCGCCGGCAGCATCAAGCCGCTGGCCGTGGCGGCCGCGCAACGCTCGCCGTCCTTTCCCGACGTGCCCACCGCCGCCGAGGCCGGCGTGATGAATTACCAGGTGTCGACCTGGTACGCGCTATGGGCGCCGGCCGGCACGCCGCAGCCTGTCGTGGACCGCATGATCCGCGAGGTGTCCACGGCATTGAATGCGCCGCGCATCAAGGAGCAATGGGCGTCCAACGGGTCCGCGGTTCCGGACCTGACCGGCCCCGCCTTCGGCAAGTTCGTCGACGATGAAGTGGCCAGGTGGGGCAAGGTCGTGAAGGACTCCGGCGTGACGCTGGACTGA
- a CDS encoding aldo/keto reductase translates to MQQRQLGRSGLSVPPLAFGGNVFGWTVGEADAFSLLDAMVDAGLNFIDTADVYSRWASGNRGGESEVIIGKWLAKSGKRDKVVIATKVGMEMGPGAQGLSPAYIARAVEDSLARLQTDYIDLYQSHRDDPDTPLTDTLTAYGKLRDQGKIRAIGASNYTAARLSEALILSERNGLPRYESIQPEYNLYSREPYENGLQAVVTAQGLGTINYYALASGFLSGKYRTAADAGKSVRGKKIVENYLNERGLRILAALDQGAEATSATPAQVALAWTIAQPGITAPIASATSLAQLDDLVKAAYLTLPPEILRKLDEASAWR, encoded by the coding sequence ATGCAACAACGTCAATTGGGCCGTTCCGGCCTCTCGGTGCCCCCCCTCGCCTTCGGCGGCAATGTATTCGGCTGGACCGTCGGCGAAGCAGACGCTTTTTCCCTGCTGGACGCCATGGTGGATGCGGGCCTGAATTTCATCGACACCGCGGACGTCTATTCGCGCTGGGCCTCCGGCAACCGGGGCGGCGAGTCCGAGGTCATCATCGGCAAATGGCTGGCCAAGTCCGGCAAGCGGGACAAGGTCGTCATCGCGACCAAGGTAGGCATGGAAATGGGACCCGGCGCGCAAGGCCTGTCGCCCGCGTATATCGCGCGCGCCGTGGAAGATTCGCTGGCCCGGCTGCAGACGGACTACATCGACCTGTACCAGTCGCATCGCGATGACCCCGATACGCCGCTGACCGATACGCTGACGGCCTACGGCAAGCTGCGCGACCAAGGCAAGATACGCGCCATCGGCGCTTCCAACTACACCGCCGCGCGCTTGTCCGAAGCGCTGATCCTGAGCGAGCGCAACGGCCTGCCGCGCTATGAGTCCATCCAGCCCGAGTACAACCTGTACAGCCGCGAACCGTACGAAAACGGCTTGCAGGCCGTGGTCACGGCGCAGGGGCTGGGCACCATCAACTATTACGCCCTGGCCAGCGGCTTCCTGTCCGGCAAATACCGGACGGCGGCCGATGCCGGCAAGAGCGTGCGCGGCAAGAAAATCGTCGAGAACTATCTGAACGAGCGCGGGCTGCGCATCCTGGCCGCGCTGGACCAGGGCGCGGAAGCGACCAGCGCGACGCCGGCACAGGTGGCACTGGCCTGGACGATCGCACAGCCGGGTATCACCGCGCCCATTGCCAGCGCCACGTCGCTCGCCCAGCTGGACGACCTGGTCAAGGCCGCCTACCTGACGCTGCCGCCGGAGATCCTGCGCAAGCTGGACGAGGCCAGTGCCTGGCGCTGA